In Syngnathus scovelli strain Florida chromosome 10, RoL_Ssco_1.2, whole genome shotgun sequence, the following are encoded in one genomic region:
- the soat1 gene encoding sterol O-acyltransferase 1, producing MENGDDNGVRFRHRNVAQMPTFSDQDSPGNGECSPGGEHNQSIGDSHDNSIGKFEVEHMISKKLQLKKKAECLKKDLMREFDNRVNDFMDSLIEESAGLEPRPLPAGFSPPDKDRSILGNFRPPHGQGKQFVSRRSLLDELFEVNHIRTIYHMFIALLILFILSTLVVDFLDEGRLVLDFDLMVYAFGQFPLVVYTWIFMFLSVLAVPYPLFKLWTQTQSDSSGHHRLYSFLFGSVFLLYQFFGLGFLPTYVVVVNSLPPASCFIVILEQVRLMMKAHSFIRENVPRVLAWAADKSSPGPVVPRVSQYVYFLFAPTLIYRDKYPRSPTIRWGYVATKLLQVLGCLFYTYYVFVRLCIPQFRYISLQFFDLRAMVLGVFTSILPGVLVLFLFFFAFLHCWLNAFAEMLRFGDRMFYKDWWNSTSFANYYRTWNVVVHDWLFYYVYQDFLWISQKRFRTAAMLFVFTVSAVVHEYILAICFGFFYPVLFCLFMCFGMMFNFILHDQRKGPIWNIIMWTSLFLGHGVIICLYSQEWYAQRYCPLNEPSFRDLLQPRSWTCKRSVMSN from the exons ATGGAGAACGGGGATGACAATGGCGTCCGGTTCCGCCACCGAAACGTTGCCCAAATGCCCACCTTCTCGGACCAGGATAGCCCAGGGAATGGCGAGTGTAgcccaggaggggaacacaatcAGTCCATTGGAGACAGTCATGATAACAGCATTG GGAAATTTGAGGTGGAGCACATGATCAGCAAGAAGCTACAACTGAAAAAGAAAGCAGAG TGCCTGAAGAAGGACTTGATGCGTGAGTTTGACAACCGTGTCAACGACTTCATGGACAGCCTTATCGAGGAGTCGGCTGGACTGGAGCCTAGACCCCTGCCTGCTGGCTTCTCACCCCCGGACAAGGACAGAAGTATACTCGG GAATTTCCGACCTCCCCATGGCCAGGGCAAACAGTTTGTCAGCCGCAGGTCCCTTCTTGA CGAGCTCTTTGAGGTGAACCACATCCGGACTATCTACCACATGTTTATTGCCTTGCTCATTCTCTTCATCCTCAGTACATTGGTGGTTGATTTCCTAGATGAAGGCAG ACTGGTGCTAGATTTTGACCTGATGGTCTACGCATTTGGACAGTTCCCACTGGTGGTGTATACGTGGATCTTTATGTTCCTTTCAGTTTTAGCCGTGCCCTATCCCCTGTTCAAGCTTTGGACACAGACCCAGTCCGACTCTTCCGGTCACCATCGGCTTTACAGCTTTCTGTTTGGCTCCGTGTTCCTTCTCTACCAGTTTTTTGGCCTTGGTTTTTTACCCACTTATGTGGTTGTGGTCAACAGTTTGCCCCCGGCCTCGTGCTTCATCGTCATCCTGGAGcag GTGAGACTCATGATGAAAGCTCACTCCTTTATAAGAGAGAATGTACCAAGAGTTCTGGCCTGGGCTGCAGACAAGTCAA GCCCAGGCCCAGTGGTCCCTCGTGTTTCTCAGTATGTCTACTTTTTGTTTGCACCTACCCTTATCTACAGAGATAAATATCCAAG GAGCCCAACAATTAGATGGGGCTATGTGGCAACAAAGTTACTGCAG GTACTTGGCTGTCTGTTTTATACGTACTACGTATTTGTCCGGCTCTGCATCCCTCAGTTCCGCTATATCAGTCTTCAGTTTTTTGACCTGAGGGCCATGGTCCTAGGAGTCTTTACCTCCATCCTGCCTG GAGTGTTGGTTCTTTTCCTGTTCTTTTTTGCCTTCCTCCACTGTTGGCTGAATGCATTTGCAGAGATGCTTCGTTTTGGTGATCGGATGTTCTATAAG GATTGGTGGAACTCAACGTCTTTTGCCAACTATTACCGTACTTGGAATGTAGTCGTCCATGACTGGCTGTTTTACTACGTGTATCAGGACTTCCTTTGG ATCTCCCAGAAGCGCTTCCGAACAGCGGCCATGCTGTTTGTGTTTACAGTATCTGCTGTCGTCCACGAGTACATCCTTGCAATCTGCTTCGGCTTCTTCTATCCAGTCCTCTTCTGTCTGTTTATGTGCTTTGGAA TGATGTTTAACTTCATCCTCCATGACCAAAGGAAAGGTCCCATCTGGAATATAATCATGTGGACCTCCCTCTTCTTGGGCCACGGCGTGATCATCTGTTTGTATTCTCAGGAGTGGTATGCTCAGCGTTACTGCCCCCTGAATGAG CCCTCCTTCCGAGACTTACTGCAGCCTCGGTCGTGGACTTGTAAGAGAAGTGTGATGAGCAATTAA
- the LOC137840697 gene encoding collagen alpha-3(V) chain-like — protein MLATQEILDPRAGLGSRGPPGLRGNTGKQGVKGQTGPGGETGPPGPIGPKGIPGLTGEKGDKGIRGPKGHQGEKGLQGPVGPAGIKGKSGLQGGKGVTGHKGKQGDTGPRGSPGQKGPPGYAGQTGTKGMKGIQGSSGTKGVKGKQGPPGKAGLPGKSSSLSKSEGRPVGREEPSSKDSESSTLLKIQKGQPKESSLSKPDAKLYLDEANDESSSWPQGTKYNPATSCYELSLIQPHFNDGYFYMDPNQGCPSDALRVFCNFTAGGSTCIDPLQSRIIFRWNLEKHQSRTIQWFSQQHGGDKFGYVGMNVVQLRFLRLHSHTSFQRLTLRWTSNNSAMDDTRDFVHLLGDSSQDIHSNHTTVSSKGREVEVVVKVWGSTELHRGDMELLPIRDLGIEMASHWAHESEINAHLGPICFL, from the exons ATGTTGGCCACACAGGAGATCCTGGATCCCCGGGCAGGCCTG GGGTCACGCGGACCACCTGGTCTTAGAGGAAACACTGGAAAACAGGGCGTCAAG GGTCAAACTGGACCTGGAGGAGAGACAGGACCTCCTGGACCAATTGGGCCGAAG GGTATCCCCGGACTGACAGGAGAGAAGGGTGATAAAGGAATAAGAGGTCCCAAG GGTCACCAGGGTGAAAAGGGGTTACAAGGTCCAGTTGGTCCAGCAGGAATAAAG GGCAAGTCTGGTCTGCAAGGTGGAAAAGGTGTAACAGGGCATAAAGGAAAGCAG GGGGATACCGGACCTCGTGGCTCACCTGGACAAAAAGGCCCGCCTGGATACGCT GGCCAGACTGGAACAAAG GGaatgaaaggtatccaaggtagTAGCGGAACTAAGGGAGTTAAGGGCAAGCAAGGACCCCCA GGAAAAGCAGGTTTACCAGGAAAAAGCAGCTCTCTTTCAAAATCTGAGGGAAGACCAGTTGGAAGAGAAGAACCCTCCAGCAAAGATTCGGAGTCTTCAACACTCTTGAAGATACAGAAAGGACAACCAAAA GAGTCAAGTCTATCGAAACCTGACGCAAAGCTGTATCTCGATGAGGCAAATGATGAATCTTCAAGCTGGCCCCAAGGCACAAAATATAACCCTGCCACCTCTTGCTATGAACTTAGTCTCATACAGCCACATTTCAATGATG GTTACTTCTACATGGACCCCAACCAAGGTTGTCCCTCTGATGCTTTGAGAGTGTTTTGTAACTTCACAGCGGGGGGGAGCACCTGCATCGACCCGTTGCAGTCGCGG ATAATATTCAGGTGGAATTTGGAAAAGCACCAATCAAGAACAATTCAGTGGTTTAGCCAGCAACACGGTGGCGACAAG TTTGGCTACGTCGGCATGAATGTTGTTCAGCTGCGGTTTCTACGATTACACAGCCACACATCTTTCCAGCGTTTGACACTCAGATGGACGTCCAACAACTCTGCTATGGATGACACAAGGGACTTTGTCCACTTACTGGGAGACTCCAGCCAAGACATACATTCAAACCACACCACAGTGTCCTCAAAAGGACGTGAG GTGGAGGTGGTTGTGAAGGTTTGGGGCAGCACGGAGCTACATCGAGGTGATATGGAGTTGCTCCCTATCAGAGATCTTGGGATCGAGATGGCATCACATTGGGCACACGAGTCGGAGATCAATGCTCACTTGGGGCCCATCTGCTTCTTGTGA
- the LOC125976183 gene encoding collagen alpha-1(I) chain isoform X2 — MGPRGGKGVPGVKGPPGQQGDIGLRGAVGPQGEPGPAGIVGFPGIRGPQGNPGPVGPPGPKGDMGGPGDEGDIGEPGPEGLYGANGNPGLPGPSGDPGVKALRGQRGAPGFKGDIGLPGPPGKPGYKGRQGPMGLEGLAGPTGPVGLPGPDGMDGIMGEQGKQGKDGLKGDRGPTGIQGSPGTRGDKGREGRAGFSGMPGPFGQMGKSGERGHDGEPGIKGRPGVPATSGPKGFKGLRGYSGTGGQDGIDGAMGPVGANGITGDTGPPGPKGFSGKTGTSGQQGPVGASGEAGSIGMSGIPGKMGKSGAKGKQGSKGRVGMEGDKGKRGEKGPRGKPGPSGKMGMAGPRGHTGPPGTQGNIGPWGEVGPRGHPGEQGSRGAVGPIGIIGHPGKDGPQGSIGPPGVKGAKGPKGVVGEEGPAGLDGEEGPPGRRGTEGSPGQNGTSGDKGIQGPPGQRGPKGTAGDQGVRGPQGVKGRPGKQGHTGAQGDRGNPGPLGLKGSPGQRGPQGMPGPFGKGGDTGKAGSKGQKGFQGHTGSPGRIGPPGRIGPSTTGFAGKRGPDGKLGNAGPKGASGKKGELGPSGVKGKMGMKGEKGAKGEAGTQGTMGKLGRIGFIGPSGSKGRPGPGGPPGLPGRKGIHGATGLEGQPGRKGNKGAPGKTGAEGPPGKRGPKGERGIAARSGWFGWITWASGY; from the exons ATGGGCCCAAGAGGAGGAAAAGGCGTCCCAGGAGTAAAGGGACCTCCT GGTCAACAAGGTGACATCGGTCTTAGAGGAGCGGTTGGACCTCAG ggAGAGCCTGGTCCTGCTGGAATCGTTGGTTTTCCGGGAATACGCGGTCCTCAG gggaACCCGGGACCTGTTGGACCCCCAGGTCCAAAGGGAGATATG GGTGGTCCAGGAGATGAAGGAGACATAGGGGAACCTGGACCCGAGGGTCTTTAC ggAGCCAATGGGAATCCAGGATTGCCTGGACCCTCAGGTGATCCC GGGGTGAAAGCTTTGCGCGGTCAAAGAGGTGCTCCAGGATTTAAGGGAGACATA GGGCTCCCAGGGCCTCCAGGTAAGCCAGGATATAAGGGCCGTCAGGGCCCAATGGGACTCGAGGGACTTGCTGGGCCAACGGGACCCGTAGGACTTCCTGGACCCGAC GGAATGGACGGCATCATGGGAGAGCAAGGCAAGCAAGGCAAAGATGGATTAAAG GGAGATAGGGGGCCTACAGGCATTCAAGGAAGTCCTGGAACCCGAGGAGACAAG GGTCGAGAGGGTCGCGCTGGATTTTCCGGAATGCCAGGTCCTTTT GGACAGATGGGAAAAAGTGGAGAGCGAGGGCACGACGGAGAACCTGGTATAAAG GGAAGGCCAGGTGTCCCAGCCACAAGTGGACCAAAAGGCTTTAAG GGTTTACGGGGTTATTCGGGAACTGGAGGACAAGATGGAATCGATGGAGCCATG GGACCTGTTGGTGCAAATGGAATAACTGGAGACACTGGACCTCCAGGTCCAAAA GGATTTTCTGGGAAGACGGGAACAAGCGGCCAGCAGGGACCTGTCGGGGCGAGT GGAGAAGCTGGAAGTATAGGAATGAGTGGAATACCTGGAAAAATGGGAAAGAGT GGGGCAAAAGGAAAACAAGGATCGAAGGGACGAGTAGGGATGGAAGGAGACAAG GGCAAAAGAGGTGAAAAGGGGCCAAGAGGGAAACCAGGTCCCTCA GGCAAGATGGGCATGGCTGGACCACGAGGACACACAGGACCTCCA GGCACCCAGGGCAACATTGGACCATGGGGCGAGGTTGGACCACGAGGTCATCCAGGCGAACAGGGGTCACGAGGAGCTGTTGGCCCCATTGGGATCATAGGTCATCCT GGTAAAGACGGACCTCAAGGATCAATTGGCCCACCTGGAGTCAAAGGTGCAAAG gGACCTAAAGGAGTTGTCGGGGAGGAGGGACCTGCAGGTCTCGATGGTGAGGAG GGTCCACCTGGGCGTAGAGGGACTGAGGGATCCCCTGGACAAAACGGAACATCT gGTGATAAAGGAATCCAAGGCCCCCCTGGTCAGCGAGGTCCAAAGGGAACTGCTGGTGACCAAGGTGTGAGAGGTCCCCAAGGAGTAAAGGGTCGTCCAGGAAAGCAG GGACATACTGGAGCACAGGGGGACCGAGGCAACCCGGGACCTCTTGGACTTAAG ggttCGCCAGGCCAAAGAGGTCCCCAAGGCATGCCGGGACCGTTTGGAAAAGGGGGAGACACTGGAAAAGCCGGAAGCAAAGGGCAGAAGGGTTTTCAAGGACACACA GGCTCCCCTGGCCGCATCGGACCCCCGGGCCGTATCGGTCCATCAACAACA GGTTTTGCAGGCAAGAGGGGCCCTGATGGTAAACTTGGGAATGCTGGACCAAAG GGCGCTAGTGGAAAGAAGGGTGAGCTTGGTCCTTCGGGCGTTAAAGGAAAAATG GGAATGAAGGGTGAAAAGGGAGCAAAAGGAGAGGCAGGAACTCAAGGCACAATG ggtaaACTGGGAAGGATTGGGTTTATTGGCCCTTCTGGTTCGAAAGGTCGGCCTGGACCTGGTGGTCCTCCTGGTCTTCCTGGACGTAAAGGAATTCACGGGGCAACT GGATTGGAAGGTCAACCTGGTAGAAAGGGGAACAAAGGAGCGCCGGGAAAAACT GGAGCTGAAGGCCCACCAGGCAAGCGAGGACCTAAGGGGGAACGTGGGATAGCTGCAA GGTCTGGATGGTTTGGATGGATTACATGGGCTTCAGGGTACTGA
- the LOC125976183 gene encoding collagen alpha-1(I) chain isoform X3 yields MGIQDCLDPQGVKALRGQRGAPGFKGDIGLPGPPGKPGYKGRQGPMGLEGLAGPTGPVGLPGPDGMDGIMGEQGKQGKDGLKGDRGPTGIQGSPGTRGDKGREGRAGFSGMPGPFGQMGKSGERGHDGEPGIKGRPGVPATSGPKGFKGLRGYSGTGGQDGIDGAMGPVGANGITGDTGPPGPKGFSGKTGTSGQQGPVGASGEAGSIGMSGIPGKMGKSGAKGKQGSKGRVGMEGDKGKRGEKGPRGKPGPSGKMGMAGPRGHTGPPGTQGNIGPWGEVGPRGHPGEQGSRGAVGPIGIIGHPGKDGPQGSIGPPGVKGAKGPKGVVGEEGPAGLDGEEGPPGRRGTEGSPGQNGTSGDKGIQGPPGQRGPKGTAGDQGVRGPQGVKGRPGKQGHTGAQGDRGNPGPLGLKGSPGQRGPQGMPGPFGKGGDTGKAGSKGQKGFQGHTGSPGRIGPPGRIGPSTTGFAGKRGPDGKLGNAGPKGASGKKGELGPSGVKGKMGMKGEKGAKGEAGTQGTMGKLGRIGFIGPSGSKGRPGPGGPPGLPGRKGIHGATGLEGQPGRKGNKGAPGKTGAEGPPGKRGPKGERGIAARSGWFGWITWASGY; encoded by the exons ATGGGAATCCAGGATTGCCTGGACCCTCAG GGGGTGAAAGCTTTGCGCGGTCAAAGAGGTGCTCCAGGATTTAAGGGAGACATA GGGCTCCCAGGGCCTCCAGGTAAGCCAGGATATAAGGGCCGTCAGGGCCCAATGGGACTCGAGGGACTTGCTGGGCCAACGGGACCCGTAGGACTTCCTGGACCCGAC GGAATGGACGGCATCATGGGAGAGCAAGGCAAGCAAGGCAAAGATGGATTAAAG GGAGATAGGGGGCCTACAGGCATTCAAGGAAGTCCTGGAACCCGAGGAGACAAG GGTCGAGAGGGTCGCGCTGGATTTTCCGGAATGCCAGGTCCTTTT GGACAGATGGGAAAAAGTGGAGAGCGAGGGCACGACGGAGAACCTGGTATAAAG GGAAGGCCAGGTGTCCCAGCCACAAGTGGACCAAAAGGCTTTAAG GGTTTACGGGGTTATTCGGGAACTGGAGGACAAGATGGAATCGATGGAGCCATG GGACCTGTTGGTGCAAATGGAATAACTGGAGACACTGGACCTCCAGGTCCAAAA GGATTTTCTGGGAAGACGGGAACAAGCGGCCAGCAGGGACCTGTCGGGGCGAGT GGAGAAGCTGGAAGTATAGGAATGAGTGGAATACCTGGAAAAATGGGAAAGAGT GGGGCAAAAGGAAAACAAGGATCGAAGGGACGAGTAGGGATGGAAGGAGACAAG GGCAAAAGAGGTGAAAAGGGGCCAAGAGGGAAACCAGGTCCCTCA GGCAAGATGGGCATGGCTGGACCACGAGGACACACAGGACCTCCA GGCACCCAGGGCAACATTGGACCATGGGGCGAGGTTGGACCACGAGGTCATCCAGGCGAACAGGGGTCACGAGGAGCTGTTGGCCCCATTGGGATCATAGGTCATCCT GGTAAAGACGGACCTCAAGGATCAATTGGCCCACCTGGAGTCAAAGGTGCAAAG gGACCTAAAGGAGTTGTCGGGGAGGAGGGACCTGCAGGTCTCGATGGTGAGGAG GGTCCACCTGGGCGTAGAGGGACTGAGGGATCCCCTGGACAAAACGGAACATCT gGTGATAAAGGAATCCAAGGCCCCCCTGGTCAGCGAGGTCCAAAGGGAACTGCTGGTGACCAAGGTGTGAGAGGTCCCCAAGGAGTAAAGGGTCGTCCAGGAAAGCAG GGACATACTGGAGCACAGGGGGACCGAGGCAACCCGGGACCTCTTGGACTTAAG ggttCGCCAGGCCAAAGAGGTCCCCAAGGCATGCCGGGACCGTTTGGAAAAGGGGGAGACACTGGAAAAGCCGGAAGCAAAGGGCAGAAGGGTTTTCAAGGACACACA GGCTCCCCTGGCCGCATCGGACCCCCGGGCCGTATCGGTCCATCAACAACA GGTTTTGCAGGCAAGAGGGGCCCTGATGGTAAACTTGGGAATGCTGGACCAAAG GGCGCTAGTGGAAAGAAGGGTGAGCTTGGTCCTTCGGGCGTTAAAGGAAAAATG GGAATGAAGGGTGAAAAGGGAGCAAAAGGAGAGGCAGGAACTCAAGGCACAATG ggtaaACTGGGAAGGATTGGGTTTATTGGCCCTTCTGGTTCGAAAGGTCGGCCTGGACCTGGTGGTCCTCCTGGTCTTCCTGGACGTAAAGGAATTCACGGGGCAACT GGATTGGAAGGTCAACCTGGTAGAAAGGGGAACAAAGGAGCGCCGGGAAAAACT GGAGCTGAAGGCCCACCAGGCAAGCGAGGACCTAAGGGGGAACGTGGGATAGCTGCAA GGTCTGGATGGTTTGGATGGATTACATGGGCTTCAGGGTACTGA
- the LOC125976183 gene encoding collagen alpha-1(I) chain isoform X1, protein MYGKMGPRGGKGVPGVKGPPGQQGDIGLRGAVGPQGEPGPAGIVGFPGIRGPQGNPGPVGPPGPKGDMGGPGDEGDIGEPGPEGLYGANGNPGLPGPSGDPGVKALRGQRGAPGFKGDIGLPGPPGKPGYKGRQGPMGLEGLAGPTGPVGLPGPDGMDGIMGEQGKQGKDGLKGDRGPTGIQGSPGTRGDKGREGRAGFSGMPGPFGQMGKSGERGHDGEPGIKGRPGVPATSGPKGFKGLRGYSGTGGQDGIDGAMGPVGANGITGDTGPPGPKGFSGKTGTSGQQGPVGASGEAGSIGMSGIPGKMGKSGAKGKQGSKGRVGMEGDKGKRGEKGPRGKPGPSGKMGMAGPRGHTGPPGTQGNIGPWGEVGPRGHPGEQGSRGAVGPIGIIGHPGKDGPQGSIGPPGVKGAKGPKGVVGEEGPAGLDGEEGPPGRRGTEGSPGQNGTSGDKGIQGPPGQRGPKGTAGDQGVRGPQGVKGRPGKQGHTGAQGDRGNPGPLGLKGSPGQRGPQGMPGPFGKGGDTGKAGSKGQKGFQGHTGSPGRIGPPGRIGPSTTGFAGKRGPDGKLGNAGPKGASGKKGELGPSGVKGKMGMKGEKGAKGEAGTQGTMGKLGRIGFIGPSGSKGRPGPGGPPGLPGRKGIHGATGLEGQPGRKGNKGAPGKTGAEGPPGKRGPKGERGIAARSGWFGWITWASGY, encoded by the exons atgtat GGCAAAATGGGCCCAAGAGGAGGAAAAGGCGTCCCAGGAGTAAAGGGACCTCCT GGTCAACAAGGTGACATCGGTCTTAGAGGAGCGGTTGGACCTCAG ggAGAGCCTGGTCCTGCTGGAATCGTTGGTTTTCCGGGAATACGCGGTCCTCAG gggaACCCGGGACCTGTTGGACCCCCAGGTCCAAAGGGAGATATG GGTGGTCCAGGAGATGAAGGAGACATAGGGGAACCTGGACCCGAGGGTCTTTAC ggAGCCAATGGGAATCCAGGATTGCCTGGACCCTCAGGTGATCCC GGGGTGAAAGCTTTGCGCGGTCAAAGAGGTGCTCCAGGATTTAAGGGAGACATA GGGCTCCCAGGGCCTCCAGGTAAGCCAGGATATAAGGGCCGTCAGGGCCCAATGGGACTCGAGGGACTTGCTGGGCCAACGGGACCCGTAGGACTTCCTGGACCCGAC GGAATGGACGGCATCATGGGAGAGCAAGGCAAGCAAGGCAAAGATGGATTAAAG GGAGATAGGGGGCCTACAGGCATTCAAGGAAGTCCTGGAACCCGAGGAGACAAG GGTCGAGAGGGTCGCGCTGGATTTTCCGGAATGCCAGGTCCTTTT GGACAGATGGGAAAAAGTGGAGAGCGAGGGCACGACGGAGAACCTGGTATAAAG GGAAGGCCAGGTGTCCCAGCCACAAGTGGACCAAAAGGCTTTAAG GGTTTACGGGGTTATTCGGGAACTGGAGGACAAGATGGAATCGATGGAGCCATG GGACCTGTTGGTGCAAATGGAATAACTGGAGACACTGGACCTCCAGGTCCAAAA GGATTTTCTGGGAAGACGGGAACAAGCGGCCAGCAGGGACCTGTCGGGGCGAGT GGAGAAGCTGGAAGTATAGGAATGAGTGGAATACCTGGAAAAATGGGAAAGAGT GGGGCAAAAGGAAAACAAGGATCGAAGGGACGAGTAGGGATGGAAGGAGACAAG GGCAAAAGAGGTGAAAAGGGGCCAAGAGGGAAACCAGGTCCCTCA GGCAAGATGGGCATGGCTGGACCACGAGGACACACAGGACCTCCA GGCACCCAGGGCAACATTGGACCATGGGGCGAGGTTGGACCACGAGGTCATCCAGGCGAACAGGGGTCACGAGGAGCTGTTGGCCCCATTGGGATCATAGGTCATCCT GGTAAAGACGGACCTCAAGGATCAATTGGCCCACCTGGAGTCAAAGGTGCAAAG gGACCTAAAGGAGTTGTCGGGGAGGAGGGACCTGCAGGTCTCGATGGTGAGGAG GGTCCACCTGGGCGTAGAGGGACTGAGGGATCCCCTGGACAAAACGGAACATCT gGTGATAAAGGAATCCAAGGCCCCCCTGGTCAGCGAGGTCCAAAGGGAACTGCTGGTGACCAAGGTGTGAGAGGTCCCCAAGGAGTAAAGGGTCGTCCAGGAAAGCAG GGACATACTGGAGCACAGGGGGACCGAGGCAACCCGGGACCTCTTGGACTTAAG ggttCGCCAGGCCAAAGAGGTCCCCAAGGCATGCCGGGACCGTTTGGAAAAGGGGGAGACACTGGAAAAGCCGGAAGCAAAGGGCAGAAGGGTTTTCAAGGACACACA GGCTCCCCTGGCCGCATCGGACCCCCGGGCCGTATCGGTCCATCAACAACA GGTTTTGCAGGCAAGAGGGGCCCTGATGGTAAACTTGGGAATGCTGGACCAAAG GGCGCTAGTGGAAAGAAGGGTGAGCTTGGTCCTTCGGGCGTTAAAGGAAAAATG GGAATGAAGGGTGAAAAGGGAGCAAAAGGAGAGGCAGGAACTCAAGGCACAATG ggtaaACTGGGAAGGATTGGGTTTATTGGCCCTTCTGGTTCGAAAGGTCGGCCTGGACCTGGTGGTCCTCCTGGTCTTCCTGGACGTAAAGGAATTCACGGGGCAACT GGATTGGAAGGTCAACCTGGTAGAAAGGGGAACAAAGGAGCGCCGGGAAAAACT GGAGCTGAAGGCCCACCAGGCAAGCGAGGACCTAAGGGGGAACGTGGGATAGCTGCAA GGTCTGGATGGTTTGGATGGATTACATGGGCTTCAGGGTACTGA
- the LOC137839571 gene encoding uncharacterized protein, which yields MQALMLLLLTFCVQGSIQQIIHTLEVPTVVKGDCLHDDHSCSPLTGTQEVTTLSSHINQLSSQNSEGVYKYVKSTEMTPANPGTSKLKLLQKQDGDNEPDALFMKPLWTPTLSPNQDLTQAHFPSAALEKDTLLLGNVETTISSPHVQPEQPTVSGPASEWTSSETYTQVRDTTENFWNMATSSHLSTKPGESAPSTEEPPVSTVLVFRAKGGEISSERKMEEHFHVQVPNPNESTQTPSKEAGSRSKLETEERSKELPGTDSDENDEDMGVEKQEEEGPNNLQLPEEHEPLSTGNFTTFNPAESFQLERELPRNAPTTISNRPQHIRPGTQGQMGLPGPPGLTGLPGPKGDKGNLGMVGRTGETGVMGPIGPPGMSTIVLVETSEEEWEKLKGPPGPPGPRGNVGPIGLPGNPGKQGRKGIRGKIGVPGPQGMPGPQGRPGNDGTPGENAEPGPPGLPGEQGPQGYNGDKGNKGEPGEWGYEGEPGPPGNRGRKGDKGNKGVRGIIGIPGYLGTAGARGPTGFPGRAGTRVSAAR from the exons aTGCAGGCGTTGATGCTACTGTTGCTGACCTTT TGCGTTCAGGGGAGCATTCAGCAGATAATTCACACACTGGAAGTTCCTACAGTGGTCAAAGGGGACTGTCTCCATGACGACCACAGTTGCTCTCCTTTGACAGGCACACAG GAGGTGACGACTCTATCATCTCACATCAACCAGCTATCATCTCAAAATTCTGAAGGCGTGTATAAATATGTTAAATCCACTGAGATGACTCCAGCAAATCCAGGAACCAGCAAACTGAAACTTCTGCAAAAGCAAGATGGCGATAATGAACCGGATGCTTTATTCATGAAACCGCTATGGACACCAACACTTTCACCCAATCAGGATTTAACTCAAGCTCATTTTCCTTCAGCTGCACTTGAGAAGGACACATTACTTTTGGGGAATGTTGAAACTACTATTTCAAGTCCTCACGTTCAGCCTGAGCAGCCTACAGTTTCAGGTCCGGCTTCAGAATGGACAAGTTCAGAGACCTATACGCAAGTTAGAGACACCACCGAGAACTTTTGGAATATGGCTACCAGCAGCCATTTATCAACCAAACCTGGAGAATCAGCACCTTCAACAGAGGAACCACCAGTCTCCACTGTTTTGGTCTTCAGAGCAAAAGGAGGAGAAATATCTTCTGAAAGAAAAATGGAGGAGCATTTTCATGTACAAGTGCCAAATCCAAATGAGTCTACTCAGACTCCCAGCAAAGAAGCAGGAAGTAGAAGCAAGCTGGAAACAGAAGAAAGATCCAAAGAGCTTCCTGGAACTGACAGCGATGAAAATGATGAAGACATGGGAGTGGAGAAGCAGGAGGAAGAGGGCCCAAATAACCTTCAACTCCCTGAGGAACATGAGCCACTATCAACTGGCAATTTTACCACATTTAATCCTGCAGAATCCTTCCAATTAGAGCGTGAATTACCACGGAATGCTCCTACAACAATTAGCAATCGTCCTCAACACATAAGACCAGGGACTCAAGGTCAAATG GGTCTGCCTGGTCCACCAGGTCTGACCGGACTTCCAGGCCCAAAAGGAGACAAA ggtAATCTAGGCATGGTGGGAAGAACTGGAGAGACTGGAGTTATGGGGCCCATTGGTCCACCTGGCATGTCCACTATTGTTCTAGTTGAGACATCTGAAGAGGAGTGGGAG AAACTGAAGGGGCCTCCAGGACCTCCTGGACCTCGTGGAAATGTGGGACCAATT GGGTTGCCTGGAAATCCTGGGAAGCAAGGCCGGAAAGGAATTCGCGGGAAAATT GGTGTACCTGGTCCACAAGGTATGCCAGGGCCACAAGGCCGACCAGGCAATGATGGGACTCCTGGGGAGAATGCAGAGCCAGGACCCCCAGGCTTGCCTGGGGAACAG GGACCACAAGGCTACAATGGAGATAAAGGCAACAAAGGGGAGCCGGGTGAGTGG GGTTATGAGGGGGAGCCTGGACCACCAGGCAATAGAGGTAGAAAAGGAGACAAG GGGAATAAAGGTGTCAGAGGCATCATCGGGATTCCTGGCTACTTG GGAACAGCAGGAGCCAGGGGTCCAACAGGTTTCCCCGGAAGAGCAGGGACACGGGTTAGTGCTGCTCGATGA